The window ACGCAAAGCAATCTCGGTAGCATCGGGTCCCTTGGTCTGAACGTATCCCCACCGGTTGGTGATCCGGTGTACATGGGTATCCACGCAGATGCCCGGCAGTCCATACGCCACCGTCAGCACCAGATTGGCCGTTTTTCGGCCTACTCCTCTGATGGAAAGAAGATCGTCCAGATCGCGGGGCGCCTTGCCTCCGAACTGTTCCAACAAGGTGCGGCTCACATCGAGGATGACTTGCGCCTTCCTCCGGTAAAATCCCACAGGATAAATGGCTTCACGAATTTCAGTTTCGGACAAAGCGATCATTGCCTGGGGAGTGTCTGCCTTTTGGAACAGACGGGCGCTGGCATTCCAGGTGGTCTTGTCCTGGGTTCGCAGACTGAGAAGACACGAAATCAGAACGCGGTAGGGATCTCTTCCTTTCTTGGCGACACGGCCCACGGCAGGAGTTGCAAGGTTTCGAACCTCCTCTCGAAGGATGGGAATGGCCTGGTGGATATCGAACGACTGGGACATATTCAACCTTCCCGCTCAGTGCTTGTAAATGTGAAAAAATTGAAATAGCATCACCGGAATTCAGAATATCTGCGAAGGAAATGATCCCATGAATCGAATCCGTTTTTTGTCCTTAGCAACGTTGATTGCCACGGTCTTCCTGTGCGGCGCCTGCTCGCCTCCGGACTCCGCGGCCGCGAAGTTGAAGTGGGAACAGTACACGGAAGGACTTGAACGAGGCAAGAAAGAGAACAAGAAAATACTCGTAAAGTTCCATGCGGACTGGTGCACCTACTGCACTACAATGGATCGGTCCACGTATTCCGATCCCGAGATCATAGCCTATATTAATAAATTCTTCGTTCCCGTTGAAGTCGACACGGACCGAAACAAGGGTTTGGCGATCCGTTACCGTGTCAATAGCTTGCCGCTGAACCTCTTCTTGAAGCCGAACGGGGACCAGATCCTCCCTTTGCCCGGTTTTGTACCCCCAAAGATGTTCATCAAGTTTCTGAAATGGGTCGCCCAGGACGCCTACCTCGAAACCACTCTTAAGGATTTCGTGGACAAAGAACAGTAGTTCGGCAGGCCTGGTTCGGGAGTGCGGCGGTCGCGGCATCACGTATTCGGACACGCTCGGCCATGAAAGGCCGTTTCGGCATGGCCCGGAAGACCCCCGCTTTTGGGGGACTTCGGGCGCTCCGCCAAAGTCGGTGCGGCATTGTTTAATAGAGATGAAGGAAGTAAAACGGAATCCTCTCCGGCGCTTCCCTCGCGTGTTTCCCGGGAATGAAACAGGCCTAACCTGCAAGGGACATAGGTCATACCTTCCCCAACTTCGGGACCTAAGCGAGCCTTACAGCTTCTGTCCCACCCACTCGGGAACGATCCCCTGCAGATAGCTGTTGAGAGTGGCAAAGCTGTCCGTAAATATGAGCACGCCCACTATTATGAGGAGAGCCCCCGCGAATCCGTTGAACAGCGGCAACCATCGTTTCAGACGGTTGAGCAAAGGCAGAAAGTGAC is drawn from Deltaproteobacteria bacterium and contains these coding sequences:
- a CDS encoding endonuclease III, with translation MSQSFDIHQAIPILREEVRNLATPAVGRVAKKGRDPYRVLISCLLSLRTQDKTTWNASARLFQKADTPQAMIALSETEIREAIYPVGFYRRKAQVILDVSRTLLEQFGGKAPRDLDDLLSIRGVGRKTANLVLTVAYGLPGICVDTHVHRITNRWGYVQTKGPDATEIALRQHLPGEYWIELNDLLVPFGQAVCKPISPLCTTCPLDVMCPKLGVTRHR
- a CDS encoding thioredoxin family protein encodes the protein MNRIRFLSLATLIATVFLCGACSPPDSAAAKLKWEQYTEGLERGKKENKKILVKFHADWCTYCTTMDRSTYSDPEIIAYINKFFVPVEVDTDRNKGLAIRYRVNSLPLNLFLKPNGDQILPLPGFVPPKMFIKFLKWVAQDAYLETTLKDFVDKEQ